The Halarchaeum grantii genome includes a window with the following:
- the gcvT gene encoding glycine cleavage system aminomethyltransferase GcvT codes for MASRTTPLHDRHAEAGATFTDFGGWEMPVEFDGIRDEHAAVREGVGVFDVSHMGEVEVSGPEALELVSRMTTNDASHLDPGDAQYALQTDEEGVIVDDTLVYLLPDGETYLFVPNAGHDAEAVARWRDHRDAWGLDAAVENVSDERGMLAVQGPDAVSAVADETTADVEALGRFEAANATVAGVDCLVSRTGYTGEDGVELVFETGDGATLWDAFVPAYRPCGLGARDTLRTEMGFLLSGQDFHHEENPRTPFEAGVGFAVDLDHAFVGRDALVAQAAGELAERFTGLVLEERGVPRHGYAVTADADAADRIGELTSGTMSPTRGEPIGLGYLDAAYADPGTTVYVVIRGEAKRATITEPPFIDR; via the coding sequence ATGGCCTCCCGGACGACGCCGCTGCACGACCGGCACGCCGAGGCGGGCGCGACGTTCACCGACTTCGGCGGGTGGGAGATGCCCGTCGAGTTCGACGGTATCCGCGACGAGCACGCGGCCGTCCGCGAGGGCGTCGGCGTCTTCGACGTCTCGCACATGGGCGAAGTCGAGGTGTCGGGTCCCGAGGCGCTCGAACTCGTCTCCCGCATGACGACGAACGACGCGTCGCACCTCGACCCCGGCGACGCCCAGTACGCCCTCCAGACCGACGAGGAGGGGGTCATCGTCGACGACACGCTCGTTTACCTGCTCCCGGACGGCGAGACCTATCTCTTCGTGCCGAACGCCGGCCACGACGCCGAGGCCGTCGCGCGCTGGCGCGACCACCGCGACGCGTGGGGGCTCGACGCCGCCGTGGAGAACGTGAGCGACGAGCGCGGGATGCTCGCGGTGCAGGGCCCCGACGCCGTCTCTGCTGTCGCCGACGAGACGACCGCCGACGTCGAGGCGCTCGGGCGCTTCGAGGCCGCGAACGCGACCGTGGCGGGCGTCGACTGCCTCGTCTCGCGGACGGGCTACACGGGCGAGGACGGCGTCGAACTCGTCTTCGAGACCGGCGACGGCGCGACGCTGTGGGACGCCTTCGTCCCGGCCTATCGCCCCTGCGGGCTCGGCGCGCGCGACACCCTCCGCACGGAGATGGGGTTCCTGCTCTCCGGGCAGGACTTTCACCACGAGGAGAACCCCCGAACGCCCTTCGAGGCGGGCGTCGGCTTCGCGGTCGACCTCGACCACGCGTTCGTCGGGCGCGACGCCCTCGTCGCGCAGGCGGCGGGCGAACTCGCCGAGCGCTTCACTGGCCTCGTCCTCGAGGAGCGCGGCGTCCCCCGACACGGCTACGCCGTTACGGCGGACGCCGACGCGGCGGACCGAATCGGCGAGCTGACGAGCGGGACGATGAGTCCGACGCGCGGCGAACCCATCGGCCTCGGCTACCTCGACGCCGCCTACGCGGACCCCGGAACGACCGTCTACGTCGTCATTCGCGGCGAGGCGAAACGCGCAACTATCACCGAACCCCCCTTCATAGACAGATGA
- a CDS encoding ArsR/SmtB family transcription factor: MKELFPLKPASEGERERDPKLVGIGEAEAESVFAALSSGTARAVLDALYEEPLTASDIAEEVDTSLQNATYHVNKLRDAGLVDVSETWYSAQGREMKVYAPTNGPLVVYAGAREGEADEPLSAALAKLFGAVGVVALLGALVNGLAGVLASTTSGPGIGGDAGAGGGYAVSTARAEPAGDPSLLDAAVAALQSVADAALALLGSPGGVTFLVGTLVLLALFARWYAAAYRGGRVRVTR, from the coding sequence ATGAAGGAGCTGTTCCCGCTCAAGCCCGCGTCCGAGGGCGAGCGCGAACGCGACCCCAAACTCGTCGGAATCGGGGAGGCGGAGGCCGAGTCCGTGTTCGCGGCGCTCTCCTCGGGGACGGCGCGCGCCGTCCTCGACGCGCTCTACGAGGAGCCGCTGACGGCCTCGGACATCGCGGAGGAGGTGGACACGAGCCTCCAGAACGCCACCTATCACGTGAACAAGCTCCGGGACGCCGGCCTCGTCGACGTCTCGGAGACGTGGTACTCCGCGCAGGGCCGCGAGATGAAGGTGTACGCGCCGACGAACGGCCCGCTCGTCGTCTACGCCGGCGCGCGCGAGGGCGAGGCGGACGAACCGCTGTCGGCGGCGCTCGCGAAACTCTTCGGCGCGGTGGGCGTCGTCGCGCTCCTCGGCGCGCTCGTGAACGGCCTCGCCGGGGTCCTCGCGTCGACCACGAGCGGGCCGGGAATCGGGGGCGACGCCGGGGCGGGCGGTGGGTACGCGGTCTCCACCGCCCGCGCCGAACCGGCGGGCGACCCGTCGCTCCTCGACGCGGCCGTCGCCGCCCTCCAAAGCGTCGCCGACGCGGCCCTCGCGCTGCTCGGCTCGCCGGGCGGCGTGACGTTCCTCGTCGGGACGCTCGTCCTCCTCGCGCTGTTCGCGCGCTGGTACGCCGCCGCGTATCGCGGCGGGCGCGTCCGCGTCACGCGCTGA
- a CDS encoding NYN domain-containing protein yields MERLRDALAGGDDPGVALFVDGPNVLRDEFDVDLDDVLAAAREEGRLVVSRLYLDEHATPGLIQAGEARGYDVRVTSGDVDVKLAVDATELVLSEHVDLLAVASRDTDFKPVLEKAAENGVATLAIAPGEHGRSDALRNAADDALVLADPEE; encoded by the coding sequence ATGGAACGGCTCCGTGACGCCCTCGCGGGCGGCGACGACCCCGGGGTCGCGCTCTTCGTGGACGGCCCGAACGTCCTCCGCGACGAGTTCGACGTCGACCTCGACGACGTGCTCGCGGCCGCACGCGAGGAGGGCCGCCTCGTCGTCTCGCGACTCTACCTCGACGAGCACGCGACGCCCGGCCTCATTCAGGCGGGCGAGGCACGCGGCTACGACGTGCGGGTGACGAGCGGCGACGTGGACGTGAAGCTCGCGGTGGACGCGACCGAACTCGTGTTGAGCGAGCACGTCGACCTGCTCGCCGTCGCCTCCCGGGACACCGACTTCAAGCCCGTGCTGGAGAAGGCCGCGGAGAACGGCGTCGCGACGCTCGCCATCGCGCCCGGCGAGCACGGCCGCTCGGACGCCCTTCGGAACGCCGCCGACGACGCGCTCGTCCTCGCGGACCCCGAGGAGTAG
- a CDS encoding TatD family hydrolase, whose amino-acid sequence MRDLGTPVLDDHLHLDPRHARGIDAVTDFARSGGTHLLVVNKPSWHLGVEADVGEDFRAVFEETLDVVADASEELRGRAWPVLGVHPGLVSRLVDERGFDADEAAELMCAGLDVAAEYAADGEAVALKSGRPHYDVSEAVWDASNRVLRHALERAAETGVALQLHTEATEDLTDVAAWAEDAGIPPERVVKHYASGECAGVTPSVMCEKDYLEDAVASDAPFLMETDYVDDPERPGAVMGPKTVPRRVNWLLENGHEAAVERAHVESPDAVYGIDTVGTLE is encoded by the coding sequence ATGCGCGACTTGGGCACGCCCGTACTGGACGACCACCTGCACCTCGACCCGCGCCACGCCCGTGGCATCGATGCGGTGACGGACTTCGCGCGCTCGGGCGGAACGCATCTGCTCGTCGTGAACAAGCCGTCGTGGCACCTCGGCGTCGAGGCCGACGTCGGCGAGGACTTCCGCGCGGTCTTCGAGGAGACGCTCGACGTCGTCGCGGACGCGAGCGAGGAGTTGCGCGGGCGCGCGTGGCCCGTCCTCGGGGTGCATCCCGGACTCGTCTCCCGCCTCGTCGACGAGCGGGGCTTCGACGCCGACGAGGCGGCGGAGTTGATGTGCGCGGGCCTCGACGTCGCCGCCGAGTACGCCGCCGACGGCGAGGCGGTGGCGCTGAAGTCCGGCCGGCCGCATTACGACGTGAGCGAGGCGGTGTGGGACGCCTCGAATCGCGTCCTCCGGCACGCCCTCGAGCGCGCGGCCGAGACCGGCGTCGCGCTCCAGCTCCACACGGAAGCCACCGAGGACCTCACGGACGTCGCGGCGTGGGCGGAGGACGCCGGAATCCCCCCGGAGCGCGTCGTGAAACACTACGCGAGCGGCGAGTGCGCGGGCGTGACGCCGTCGGTGATGTGCGAGAAAGACTACCTCGAGGACGCGGTCGCGTCGGACGCCCCGTTCCTGATGGAGACGGACTACGTGGACGACCCGGAGCGTCCCGGCGCGGTGATGGGCCCGAAGACCGTCCCGCGACGGGTGAACTGGCTCCTCGAGAACGGCCACGAGGCGGCGGTGGAGCGAGCGCACGTCGAGAGCCCCGACGCCGTCTACGGGATCGACACCGTCGGGACGCTCGAGTAG
- a CDS encoding DUF2150 family protein — MSDIEEEFYSDERWQNWLDRLRDEELDPEDEDSARLLYNLQDDVAIAVAKIVSAHQSDELEEEEALDELASIREVVLAEPEFDDQDKKMLVEGVQTSLVAVFYSADVYISNGPAEDASVQEYVEAAASAEREEEFDRALELAACAGSQLFDGAEIDLGITEELEYGPLTDWLSGLDSLQSALADPEVIEDDEE, encoded by the coding sequence ATGAGTGATATCGAGGAGGAGTTCTACTCCGATGAGCGCTGGCAGAACTGGCTCGACAGGCTCCGCGACGAGGAACTCGACCCCGAGGACGAGGACTCCGCGCGCCTCCTGTACAACCTGCAGGACGACGTCGCGATCGCGGTCGCGAAGATCGTCTCCGCCCACCAGAGCGACGAGCTCGAGGAGGAGGAGGCGCTCGACGAACTCGCGTCCATCCGCGAGGTCGTCCTCGCCGAGCCCGAGTTCGACGACCAGGACAAGAAGATGCTCGTCGAGGGCGTCCAGACGAGCCTCGTCGCGGTCTTCTACTCCGCCGACGTCTACATCTCGAACGGGCCTGCGGAGGACGCGAGCGTCCAAGAGTACGTCGAGGCGGCGGCCTCGGCCGAGCGCGAGGAGGAGTTCGACCGCGCGCTCGAACTCGCGGCGTGCGCCGGCTCGCAGCTCTTCGACGGCGCCGAGATCGACCTCGGAATCACCGAAGAGCTCGAGTACGGCCCGCTGACCGACTGGCTGAGCGGCCTCGACAGCCTCCAGAGCGCGCTCGCCGACCCGGAAGTCATCGAAGACGACGAGGAGTAA
- a CDS encoding Ig-like domain-containing protein, with translation MRDRRAVAGVVGAVLLFGILVISLSIYQAQVVPAENEQLEFQHNERIHDQLTDVRNAVLRTAGSGNSQPVSVSLGLRYPTRVAAVNPPPVTGTLRTDSFASNVTIRNVEATNAETADYVSGTLSYSTSRLVYSGDYHEYRNAPRTVYENGVLYNQFDNGANLTLTGQSMLSGNRLTLVTLAGDYEESGIRSASVDPHPSSAPYHEVTVTNESNGPLVLSLPTTLPDSTWEDLLAEQISSGRVLDVTPGDNGTVDVRLEPGTYVLQLSRVGVGSGVEDPGPHYLVRDGGDGATLNPGESHTLDVAVRDRFNNPFAGQTVNATVTRGPGSVSGPATTGSDGGASFTYTAPGTVSGSEAVGVTVWFGASNASAAGTLERTTFDLTVTSGGSSGGGGGNSDRQVTLVRGSEGTFWNGIQFDVRNTGSGPVDVTAVRVENTTNSKVDGIWESQTGSYARGQHEVYIDAAEQGVLEMDGTPYSEDSGTELPIGSREPMTEDATLNGQTNATVYIGAFWQNKNQRANMRGETVYVTLYVDGSPNTYEITIPN, from the coding sequence ATGAGGGACAGGAGGGCCGTCGCCGGCGTCGTCGGAGCCGTCTTACTCTTCGGTATCCTCGTTATCTCGCTCTCGATCTATCAGGCGCAGGTCGTGCCCGCTGAGAACGAGCAACTCGAGTTCCAGCACAACGAGCGCATCCACGACCAGTTGACGGACGTCCGAAACGCCGTCCTGCGGACGGCCGGGTCGGGGAACTCCCAGCCGGTCTCGGTGTCGCTCGGACTGCGTTATCCGACGCGCGTCGCGGCGGTGAACCCACCGCCGGTCACCGGAACCCTTCGCACCGACTCGTTCGCGTCGAACGTCACGATACGGAACGTCGAGGCGACGAACGCCGAAACCGCCGACTACGTCTCCGGCACGCTCTCTTACTCGACGTCGCGACTCGTCTACAGCGGCGACTACCACGAGTATCGGAACGCGCCGCGAACGGTCTACGAGAACGGCGTCCTCTACAACCAGTTCGACAACGGCGCGAACCTGACGCTGACCGGGCAGTCGATGCTGTCGGGGAACCGCCTGACGCTCGTGACGCTCGCGGGCGACTACGAGGAGTCCGGCATCAGGTCGGCGTCCGTCGACCCGCACCCGTCGAGCGCGCCCTATCACGAGGTGACGGTGACGAACGAGAGCAACGGGCCGCTCGTCCTCTCGCTCCCGACGACGCTCCCGGACTCGACGTGGGAGGACCTCCTCGCCGAGCAGATATCGAGCGGACGCGTGCTCGACGTCACCCCCGGCGACAACGGCACCGTCGACGTCCGCCTCGAACCCGGCACGTACGTCCTCCAGCTCTCGCGCGTCGGCGTCGGCTCGGGGGTCGAGGACCCCGGCCCGCACTACCTCGTGCGGGACGGCGGCGACGGCGCGACCCTGAACCCCGGCGAGTCGCACACCCTCGACGTCGCGGTCCGCGACCGATTCAACAACCCGTTCGCGGGCCAGACGGTGAACGCGACGGTGACACGCGGGCCGGGGTCCGTCTCGGGGCCGGCCACGACCGGATCGGACGGTGGCGCGTCGTTCACCTACACCGCGCCGGGAACGGTCAGCGGGAGCGAGGCCGTCGGTGTGACCGTCTGGTTCGGCGCGTCGAACGCGAGCGCGGCCGGCACGCTCGAGCGGACGACGTTCGACCTCACCGTCACGTCGGGTGGCAGTAGTGGAGGCGGTGGCGGAAACAGCGACCGACAGGTGACGCTGGTGCGTGGGTCCGAAGGAACGTTCTGGAACGGCATCCAGTTCGACGTCCGAAACACGGGGAGCGGGCCCGTGGACGTCACGGCGGTCCGCGTCGAGAACACCACCAACTCGAAGGTCGACGGCATCTGGGAGAGCCAAACGGGGTCGTACGCTCGGGGCCAGCACGAGGTGTATATCGACGCAGCGGAGCAGGGCGTCCTCGAGATGGACGGAACCCCGTATTCCGAGGATTCCGGGACCGAGCTCCCGATCGGAAGCAGGGAGCCCATGACCGAGGACGCGACACTGAACGGCCAGACGAACGCGACGGTCTACATTGGCGCGTTCTGGCAAAACAAGAACCAGCGGGCCAACATGCGTGGTGAGACGGTCTACGTCACGCTCTACGTCGACGGCTCGCCGAACACCTACGAGATCACGATTCCGAACTAG
- the hmgB gene encoding hydroxymethylglutaryl-CoA synthase — translation MTAVGIDAVEIWTGKLALDLAETFAPRKGDDPEKYTKGLGLYESSFPDAYEDIVTMGANAAYRLMERKDLDPEDVGRIDVATESAFDNSKPVSTYIAGCLEEVYDDDFHHANKGERKFACIAGTQSLDDACNWIRAGRNRGRGALVIASDTALYARGDAGEATQGAGAVAMWVTEDPSLVELSTEQGYGSADETDFLKPNQQFPSVDGKRSIQVYLARMREALVDFESVAGKVGPEDYAYAPFHTPYPGMVRKAALLAYRHTIRGTEVEDALADEIGRQPRRADFADEEAFDAAIRDYMDDLKEQPAYHEWYDTHIEPTLAVSERVGNWYTGSVHLARMAALYHAAEADRDLAGEKLLVGSYGSGAQAEIHAETVQDGWREELDALSIFDRIAERYDLSFEEYEQVHDRHNHEKQSELEPFTTPEDEFVFDGWGPMNERKYRYVE, via the coding sequence ATGACAGCCGTCGGTATCGACGCGGTCGAGATCTGGACCGGAAAGCTCGCGCTCGACCTCGCCGAGACGTTCGCCCCGCGGAAGGGCGACGACCCCGAGAAGTACACGAAGGGCCTCGGCCTCTACGAGAGTTCGTTCCCCGACGCCTACGAGGACATCGTGACGATGGGCGCGAACGCCGCCTATCGCCTGATGGAGCGGAAGGACCTCGACCCGGAGGACGTCGGCCGCATCGACGTCGCGACGGAGTCCGCCTTCGACAACTCGAAGCCCGTCTCCACCTACATCGCGGGCTGTCTCGAGGAGGTCTACGACGACGACTTCCACCACGCGAACAAGGGCGAGCGGAAGTTCGCCTGCATCGCTGGGACGCAGAGCCTCGACGACGCCTGCAACTGGATCCGCGCCGGCCGCAATCGGGGCCGGGGCGCGCTCGTCATCGCGAGCGACACGGCGCTCTACGCGCGCGGTGACGCCGGCGAGGCGACGCAGGGCGCGGGCGCGGTGGCGATGTGGGTGACGGAGGACCCGAGTCTCGTCGAGCTCTCGACGGAGCAGGGCTACGGGAGCGCGGACGAGACGGACTTCCTGAAGCCAAACCAGCAGTTCCCGAGCGTGGACGGCAAGCGCTCCATTCAGGTGTATCTCGCGCGGATGCGCGAGGCGCTCGTGGACTTCGAGAGCGTCGCGGGCAAAGTCGGTCCCGAGGACTACGCGTACGCGCCGTTCCACACGCCCTACCCGGGGATGGTCCGGAAGGCCGCGCTCCTCGCCTACCGGCACACGATCCGGGGCACCGAGGTCGAGGACGCGCTCGCGGACGAGATCGGCCGCCAGCCCCGCCGTGCGGACTTCGCGGACGAGGAGGCGTTCGACGCGGCGATCCGCGACTACATGGACGACCTGAAGGAGCAACCCGCGTACCACGAGTGGTACGACACCCACATCGAGCCGACGCTCGCGGTGAGCGAGCGCGTCGGTAACTGGTACACGGGCTCCGTCCACCTCGCGCGGATGGCGGCGCTGTACCACGCGGCCGAGGCCGACCGCGACCTCGCGGGCGAGAAACTGCTCGTCGGCTCCTACGGCTCCGGCGCGCAGGCGGAGATCCACGCGGAGACCGTTCAGGACGGGTGGCGCGAGGAGCTCGACGCGCTCTCGATCTTCGACCGAATCGCGGAGCGCTACGACCTCTCCTTCGAGGAGTACGAGCAGGTTCACGACCGGCACAACCACGAGAAGCAGTCCGAGCTCGAGCCGTTCACGACGCCCGAGGACGAGTTCGTCTTCGACGGCTGGGGGCCGATGAACGAGCGGAAGTACCGGTACGTGGAGTAG
- a CDS encoding helix-turn-helix domain-containing protein, giving the protein MDSDARAGLAERIAGEITLSDDPGATLRKWRTDFDVSQTELADQLDVSSSVISDYESGRRESPGIGLVSRLVTGLLDIDERRGGDRIRQYARVLSAGFESDIVLDLREYPTAVPLQDVYDAIDATEVVEGDRDRVSGHTIIDSIRAISRLSSDEFYRLYGQSTNRVLGFTGVSRGESPLVALRVVNPTPNAVLLHGLEEEDLWEHAPALAQRDGFSLAICNTPIDEMLAALQALAE; this is encoded by the coding sequence ATGGACTCGGACGCGCGCGCCGGCCTCGCCGAACGCATCGCCGGCGAGATCACGCTCAGCGACGACCCCGGCGCCACCCTCCGCAAGTGGCGCACCGACTTCGACGTCTCGCAGACCGAGCTCGCCGACCAACTCGACGTCTCCTCCTCGGTCATCTCCGACTACGAGAGCGGCCGCCGCGAGAGCCCCGGCATCGGCCTCGTCTCCCGACTCGTCACCGGCCTCCTCGACATCGACGAGCGCCGCGGCGGCGACCGCATCCGGCAGTACGCCCGCGTCCTCTCCGCGGGCTTCGAGAGCGACATCGTCCTCGACCTCCGCGAGTACCCGACCGCCGTCCCCCTCCAGGACGTCTACGACGCCATCGACGCCACCGAAGTCGTCGAGGGCGACCGCGACCGCGTCAGCGGCCACACCATCATCGACAGCATCCGCGCCATCTCCCGCCTCTCCAGCGACGAGTTCTACCGCCTCTACGGCCAGTCCACGAACCGCGTCCTCGGCTTCACCGGGGTTTCCCGCGGTGAGTCCCCGCTCGTCGCGCTCCGCGTCGTCAACCCCACGCCGAACGCCGTCCTCCTCCACGGTCTCGAGGAGGAGGACCTCTGGGAGCACGCCCCCGCGCTCGCCCAGCGCGACGGCTTCTCGCTCGCCATCTGCAACACGCCCATCGACGAGATGCTCGCCGCGCTCCAAGCGCTCGCAGAATAA
- a CDS encoding transporter: MSESSTGRDVPWVPAAVVGIAAYVLQYLVVYLWQANRVREQLAGLNAVIQFLGGQAIPAWQAVGWLFYNAHFVSFTYPSLGGGRTATNLIASGNAPQLLYVLPPLFLLVGGYLLVRSVSLVDPTEGALCGTVLSLGYAIPAWVGVFAFRITAESNWLGPDLVTGIVLAGVVYPVVFGAVGGAVAAATGD, encoded by the coding sequence ATGTCCGAATCGAGTACGGGCCGCGACGTCCCCTGGGTCCCCGCCGCCGTCGTCGGTATCGCCGCCTACGTCCTCCAATATCTCGTCGTCTACCTCTGGCAGGCCAACCGGGTGCGTGAGCAGCTCGCCGGGCTGAACGCCGTCATCCAGTTCCTCGGCGGGCAGGCCATCCCCGCGTGGCAGGCCGTCGGCTGGCTCTTCTACAACGCCCACTTCGTCTCCTTCACCTACCCGTCGCTCGGCGGCGGGCGGACGGCGACGAACCTCATCGCGAGCGGGAACGCCCCCCAGTTGCTCTACGTCCTCCCGCCGCTCTTCCTCCTCGTCGGAGGCTACCTCCTCGTGCGCTCCGTGAGCCTCGTCGACCCCACCGAGGGCGCGCTCTGCGGGACCGTCCTCTCGCTCGGCTACGCCATCCCCGCGTGGGTCGGCGTCTTCGCCTTCCGCATCACCGCCGAGAGCAACTGGCTCGGGCCCGACCTCGTCACCGGTATCGTCCTCGCCGGCGTCGTCTACCCCGTCGTCTTCGGCGCCGTTGGTGGCGCAGTCGCCGCCGCCACGGGCGACTGA
- a CDS encoding PQQ-like beta-propeller repeat protein produces the protein MPELSRRDVLRTVGVGLAAGTASAGSVSADGGWHAVASPTDSDLADVAHTASGAYAVGGGGVVLERRGSGTDDGAEWHTLTTTGPDGNGSNLHACAPTADGVRLWVAGASGALAELDVETNTVASHSAPDDVTDQFTSLVVAGSGDDATVFVADSSGHVHVSTGTERSEPGERTWTHATPGSGAAIRALARGDGGRVVAVDANGDVFARGSEGAWARIGIEDADAGLYDATVVGGRARVAGGTLYREGDDAWDATDPTERTLYDIAMGSCGCIHAVGASGTVLHRPGHDLPGGVTVARWLGLWEETHPVEADLRGVTLGDPHVAVGASGTVVEA, from the coding sequence ATGCCCGAACTCTCACGTCGCGACGTTCTGCGGACCGTCGGTGTCGGCCTCGCGGCCGGTACCGCGAGCGCGGGTAGTGTGAGCGCCGACGGCGGGTGGCACGCCGTCGCGTCCCCGACCGATAGCGACCTCGCGGACGTCGCACACACCGCGAGCGGGGCCTACGCCGTCGGCGGCGGCGGTGTCGTCCTCGAGCGTCGCGGGAGCGGGACGGACGACGGCGCGGAGTGGCACACCCTGACGACAACCGGGCCGGACGGAAACGGCTCCAACCTCCACGCGTGCGCCCCGACCGCCGACGGCGTGCGCCTCTGGGTCGCGGGCGCGAGCGGCGCGCTCGCCGAACTCGACGTGGAGACGAACACGGTCGCGTCACATAGCGCCCCCGACGACGTGACCGACCAGTTCACGAGCCTCGTCGTCGCCGGGTCGGGCGACGACGCGACCGTGTTCGTCGCCGACAGCTCCGGGCACGTCCACGTCTCGACGGGGACGGAGCGCAGCGAACCGGGTGAGCGAACGTGGACGCACGCGACGCCCGGGAGCGGGGCGGCGATCCGCGCGCTCGCACGCGGCGACGGCGGCCGCGTCGTCGCGGTCGACGCGAACGGCGACGTCTTCGCACGGGGGAGTGAGGGGGCGTGGGCGCGCATCGGTATCGAGGACGCCGACGCCGGCCTCTACGACGCCACGGTCGTCGGCGGGCGGGCCCGCGTCGCCGGTGGGACGCTCTACCGTGAGGGCGACGACGCGTGGGACGCCACCGACCCGACCGAGCGGACGCTCTACGACATCGCGATGGGGTCCTGTGGGTGCATCCACGCCGTCGGCGCGAGCGGCACGGTACTGCATCGCCCCGGCCACGACCTCCCCGGTGGCGTGACCGTCGCGCGGTGGCTCGGCCTCTGGGAGGAGACGCATCCCGTCGAGGCGGACTTGCGGGGCGTCACGCTCGGCGACCCGCACGTCGCGGTCGGCGCGAGCGGCACCGTCGTCGAGGCGTGA
- a CDS encoding universal stress protein, translating to MDTDLDTVVIALGPDVSDAAADRLVETAMQVAGPTDATVVLAYVFSGEQFIDAAKRLGHPDASREDVDDVLADHETVERLGATLADHGITYAVRGAVGKVAEEVVAIADDVTAGRVIVSGRPRSPTGKAVFGSTAQSVILDASCPVTYVAVEE from the coding sequence ATGGACACCGACCTCGACACGGTCGTCATCGCACTCGGACCGGACGTCAGCGACGCCGCCGCGGACCGGCTCGTCGAGACCGCGATGCAGGTCGCCGGTCCCACCGACGCGACGGTCGTCCTCGCGTACGTCTTCTCCGGCGAGCAGTTCATCGACGCCGCGAAGCGCCTCGGCCATCCGGACGCGAGCCGCGAGGACGTCGACGACGTGCTCGCCGACCACGAGACCGTCGAGCGGCTCGGCGCGACGCTCGCCGACCACGGCATCACCTACGCCGTGCGCGGCGCCGTCGGGAAGGTCGCCGAGGAAGTCGTCGCCATCGCCGACGACGTCACGGCGGGGCGCGTCATCGTCTCCGGGCGGCCGCGCTCGCCGACCGGGAAGGCCGTCTTCGGCTCCACCGCCCAGTCCGTCATCCTCGACGCGTCCTGTCCGGTGACGTACGTCGCCGTCGAGGAGTGA